In Streptantibioticus cattleyicolor NRRL 8057 = DSM 46488, a genomic segment contains:
- a CDS encoding tetratricopeptide repeat protein — translation MYGKAFAPEYQGALSSLSVNSSLTQVLAAGEERMRAAERDGSPAEVARAGLAVAEAHRRLGNVAEADRAWKAGYRAARTAGDRAAMAWALWSGGTLARQRGALRLAHRLLGLAAALGEASGDPTVRGYALAGLAETGRVQGDYAAVTALHEQLLAEARERGEARHTVWALEGIAQMHRNTGSYDTALAMFEEAAEIARQGDDMRGHAWALRGIADVVSVRDGDTGRALRLLTEAESLCRRMALSSALAYNHKMRGNVLYRAGRYEEARAVYTRALEEFRAMGEQRGESLARLGLAKTRARLGRDPRETAAELAELEHRLSRIGLHHVHRMVREAYAELDIAP, via the coding sequence ATGTACGGCAAGGCATTCGCCCCGGAGTACCAGGGCGCCCTCAGCTCGCTGTCGGTCAACTCCTCGCTGACCCAGGTGCTGGCGGCGGGGGAGGAGCGGATGCGCGCCGCCGAACGCGACGGATCACCGGCCGAGGTGGCCCGGGCCGGGCTCGCGGTGGCGGAGGCGCACCGGCGGCTGGGCAACGTCGCCGAGGCCGACCGCGCCTGGAAGGCGGGGTACCGCGCCGCCCGTACGGCGGGCGACCGGGCCGCCATGGCCTGGGCGCTGTGGAGCGGCGGCACCCTCGCCCGGCAGCGCGGCGCCCTCCGTCTGGCCCACCGTCTCCTCGGCCTCGCCGCCGCACTGGGCGAGGCGTCCGGGGACCCCACGGTGCGCGGGTACGCCCTGGCCGGCCTCGCCGAGACCGGCCGCGTCCAGGGCGACTACGCGGCCGTCACCGCCCTGCACGAACAACTCCTGGCCGAGGCCCGCGAGCGCGGCGAGGCCCGCCACACGGTATGGGCGCTGGAGGGCATCGCCCAGATGCACCGCAACACCGGCTCGTACGACACCGCGCTGGCCATGTTCGAGGAGGCCGCCGAGATCGCCCGCCAGGGCGACGACATGCGCGGCCACGCCTGGGCCCTGCGCGGCATCGCCGACGTCGTCTCGGTCCGCGACGGCGACACCGGGCGCGCCCTGCGGCTGCTCACCGAGGCGGAATCCCTGTGCCGCCGGATGGCGCTGTCGAGCGCGCTCGCCTACAACCACAAGATGCGCGGCAACGTGCTCTACCGGGCCGGGCGCTACGAGGAGGCCCGCGCCGTCTACACCCGGGCCCTGGAGGAGTTCCGCGCCATGGGCGAGCAGCGCGGCGAGTCGCTGGCCCGCCTCGGCCTGGCCAAGACCCGCGCCCGGCTCGGCCGCGACCCGCGCGAAACCGCCGCGGAACTGGCCGAGTTGGAGCACCGGCTGAGCCGCATCGGCCTCCACCACGTCCACCGCATGGTGCGCGAGGCCTACGCCGAGCTGGACATCGCCCCCTAG